A window of Candidatus Binatus sp. genomic DNA:
TGCTCCAAAATCCGTTAAAGCCCCAAGTGGCTTGAATTCTGCTTCATTCTCCTAGCCCTTCCTTCGCGGAAGTGGGGGTCAGGTGTACCTTGACCGTGAATTCTTTCGCCTCAAACCAGTTTAAGAAAAGCCGCAACATCCATGGGAAAGCCCTGCATTTCCGCAGGTCTTGAAAAGGAGTCGCCAAAATGGAATTGAAGCGAACCTCCTCCGCTGGCAAGGCCGAGTCAAGTCCCTCGAAAAACGGCGCTGCGCATCTGAACGAGAGCCAAGAACTGGGCGAACTCCTCGAGGCTCTGACCTCAGCCGGCGGCGGCGACTTCTCGGTGCGATTGCCGGTCAAAAAGGGCAAGCGTCGCGGCGTCATGGTGGAAATCGCCAGAAAATTCAATGAGGTCGTCGAGCGCAACGAAGCGCTCGCCACCGAGATCACGCGCGTCGAGCGCACGGTCACTCGCGAGGGATTGATGACCGAGCGCGCGTCTATCAAGGGTGCGACCGGCGGCTGGTCCTCGATTATCGATTCGATCAACCTGCTGATCGGCGGCCTCGCGCAGCCGACCACCGAAGTAGTCCGCGTTATCAGCGCCGTCGCCCAAGGCGACCTCTCACAGAAGATGGCGCTGCAAATCGATGGCCAGCCGGTCAAGGGCGAGTTCCTCCGAATCGGCATGACCGTCAATGCGATGATCGATCAGTTGAGTTCGTTCGCCGACGAAGTCACCCGCGTCGCGAAGGAAGTCGGCACCGAAGGGAAACTCGGCGGCCAGGCCGACGTCAAAGGCGTGTCGGGCGTCTGGAAGGACCTCAGCGACAACGTCAATCAGCTCGCCGGTAACCTGACTGCCCAGGTCAGAGCTATCTCCGACCAGTCCGAATTCCTCGCCAACATGTCGCACGAGTTGCGCACGCCGCTTAACAGTCTGCTGGTGCTGGCCAAGGTGTTGAGCGACAACAAGGATGCCAATCTCACCCCGAAGCAGCTCGAATATGCGAGCACGATCTACAGCTCCGGCGGCGACTTGCTGAAGCTGATCAACGAAGTGCTCGACCTGTCCAAGGTGGAAGCGGGCAAGATGCAGCTCGAAATCGGCGAGATCATGGTTTCCGATCTGACCGAGTCGCTCAGGCGGAACTTCGAGACCCTGGCCGAGGAAAAGGGCCTGGTCTTTTCGACCGAGATCGCCACTGGAATTCCGAAGACGCTTAAAACCGATCCACAGCGGCTCGAACAAATTCTGAAAAACCTGCTCGCCAACGCGTTCAAGTTCACCGAACAGGGTTCGGTCAAGCTGCGGGTCGAATCCGCCAATCCCGATACCCGGTTCGAGAATGACCTGCTGCATAATGCGGAAGAGGTAATCGCGTTCTCGGTGATCGATAGCGGGATCGGAATTCCGAAGAACAAGCAGAAACTGATCTTCGAGGCATTCCAGCAGGCCGACGGCAGCACCAGCCGCAAGTACGGCGGCACCGGGCTTGGACTCTCGATCAGCCGCGAAATTGCGCGTGTGCTGGGCGGGGAAATCCAGGTCGAAAGCACGCCGCAGAGCGGCAGCACCTTCACGCTCTACTCGCCGGTGCGCTATCAGCTAGCCGACGCCGCGGCGAGAGCTACGCGTCTCCGCGCTTCGGAAACGCTCAGCCCGGCGCGGCTTGCGGGCCCGGTCGCACAGCCGCAAATCGGACGCTTGCAGGATTTCGTGGAGAACCCGGAGATGCCGGAATCGATGACGGGCAAGAAGGTGCTCATCGTGGACGATG
This region includes:
- a CDS encoding response regulator: MELKRTSSAGKAESSPSKNGAAHLNESQELGELLEALTSAGGGDFSVRLPVKKGKRRGVMVEIARKFNEVVERNEALATEITRVERTVTREGLMTERASIKGATGGWSSIIDSINLLIGGLAQPTTEVVRVISAVAQGDLSQKMALQIDGQPVKGEFLRIGMTVNAMIDQLSSFADEVTRVAKEVGTEGKLGGQADVKGVSGVWKDLSDNVNQLAGNLTAQVRAISDQSEFLANMSHELRTPLNSLLVLAKVLSDNKDANLTPKQLEYASTIYSSGGDLLKLINEVLDLSKVEAGKMQLEIGEIMVSDLTESLRRNFETLAEEKGLVFSTEIATGIPKTLKTDPQRLEQILKNLLANAFKFTEQGSVKLRVESANPDTRFENDLLHNAEEVIAFSVIDSGIGIPKNKQKLIFEAFQQADGSTSRKYGGTGLGLSISREIARVLGGEIQVESTPQSGSTFTLYSPVRYQLADAAARATRLRASETLSPARLAGPVAQPQIGRLQDFVENPEMPESMTGKKVLIVDDDLRNIFAIKTLLEGHRMQVLHADNGLDGIEIIERNPDIDVVLMDIMMPELDGYETIKIIRKDPKKRWLPVIAVTAKALKEDRERCLEAGASDYLAKPVDENQLIELLRVWTGQQQVSLNA